The Bicyclus anynana chromosome 4, ilBicAnyn1.1, whole genome shotgun sequence DNA window GTATAGGACCTGAGTCTATACGAACTAGTCGTGATTCTGTCGGTTCACCTACTGTTGAGGTCACAACAACAAACAAGACGCCTACACAGAACAACATCTTTCTGACTACTGACTGACAGTTTGACACCTTAAAATACCCaattgtaggtatttattattaattatggcGGTCTTcggtttcttttgttttattcttacTTCAGAGTGTAACCACAGTATTAAGAGTGGTAGGTATAACAATTGTTGTAACACGTCGAGACTTTAACGTGGTTATTTATaaagtaacatttttattactgtatttaaagcaaatataaatcaaaatatgtCCAGTCGTACGGCTATCGTATTACATTGATAAATGATAACATATCACTAATCCAATAATTAGAGTgttttatggtaggcgtccacaaatCTGCaccgtacgtatcggacgcattgtaTCCGGACGAAATATACgtgtcaccgttagattgtaaaatacgttactttataatctcactcgtgatattataatctgccgtcatattgtgaactgaagaTACTGATTACAAGATAACGTGTtgtttttcggtatattataatctatcgaccGTTTGTAGACcacattatacaaaataaaaattgaaaaaggctgattttttttctataaatttaattttaaaaattcttgaattacattccattttgcatttttttcatgatttttggACAATTGTTTATAACTGCAATTCTAAAAATGGAATACTttcgatacaaactttcaacccctatttcacccctttatgattttattttcacaataataaGTATCATACAatctccgtattatggttttaaaagaagaagaagatagatagatatagatatagggTACGATATTCTCATATACaatactacataatataaatacttaaataatgtataaatatataaatacacccagacagatgaaaacatccatgctcatcacacaacaattttccagttgtggaaatcgaacccacggctgtgGATGCAGAAAAAAGCGTGACTAACTATACCCACGCAGCCCTTCAACCCACCCATATTATAGAAGTGCTATATACAATGTTGACCCACCCGTCAACATTGTTATAGCACTTCTATAATAAATCCATGATTGGGATATTATgatgaaatagtagattgttatacaaggggctaaaaagacccattatatacgaggtatttttagggcccgagacgaaggcgagggccgcctaaatagaaaccgagtttataatgggtttagccccacgtgttacattctgcttttcactacgattgcgagaaaataaaatagtttagtacaatattcaatgatttaatttaattgaaaattaaatatacaaagtctacaattttggatattaagggagatgcttttacccagtaacataatttccgactactgtgaagatgaataataagtatgtaagaTAAACgagggagataatagtttaaaaaattcctttcttaagtgaatccattcgttgttgttttctccacttataaaatttttcgtaggtaagtaactatttaagtaaatgcgtctcgactttgatggtaacagattgaaaatttcatccatctccaaattaggatcaccattctcactagataaagacaataataacaattattgttgaaaaatatgtaagttacggtcacaaattgacgatgaatttgtgaaaaaaatcaagtgtgtatttttcacgccaattgtttttttaaattctcgctttttaatttattttttttcatatgagaaaaaggcaaaggtattacaccgtaaaggatgtcccatgtcgtcaaatctcgctctattcgcaactcaataaaaattaaataaaaaaataaacgcattccacagacaagaacgctgcatttcattccaatttaaagttttttatttatttttcaaaacaatcagtgccttacctataatgattctattttcgaataaaaccttctccgttttatagtaagctagtacttggctagtaggtactcgtaacagacaagaattaaaaaaacaaaattactttagcccctagaggctaatatgcttgtttagccccgctgtggagtggtaatatgacagtgtttttgagcaagagtagtgaaaaaaacattttttatctgATAATAGTCACTTTATTTAATGTACTTACATCGTTACAAAATATTAGCACTTGTAGGGTAAAATAAAACAGCTGAGTacaatactaaataataataatatataacaaaataaattattttgttgtataaCAGGAACCccagtattattattaacacagaGGTAATCATTCGCCTCAGTATTATTACTCAGGTCAGTGAACTCGACATTTAATGCAGTTTGTGACGGTGGTATAGGGCGGCGATAATACTTATCGTATATGTTTCTCCAAAATGAATTGCGTTCTTTTATAGGACaatcatttattaattcaaaGGTCCTGTTCATTGACATATGTGGAGACCAATCATCCTTCACTGGAGGCCACTGTGGCAGATCATAGCCCTGAAGTTCAGGATacctaaaaataatgaaaaattaggGATTTGGcaatgtaattatgtattgaaataatagtacaatattttttattaggtctatagtttaactttttttttttttattctttacaagttagcccttgaatacaatctcacctgatggtaagtgatgatgcaatctaagatggaagcgggctaacttgttaggaggaggatgaaaatccaaaccacACAACaaaggtttctacacggcatcgtaccggaacgctaaatcgcttggcggtacgtccttgccggtagggtggtaactagccacggccgaagcctcccaccagtcaaaattTTAGTtcctttttgttatttattattaagtttatttttcagtttaatgtcaatgtaggtattagtttagattataaggttgtgttggatgtgttcgtggcgttacccaatctgtggtcccagctgaaaatcagcgctacgtgtcctaattcaaatggtcaTGTAGCAATATGCTGAGGTGGGGaaattttctgggttatgccacacatcgccgGGAATTGTCCTGGATGACCTGGAGTACTGGatatattgtgatgtttggcATAATTTCgcaataaacgcatttttctttctttctaattatGGCCGAATTTATCGTCTATGACTGCACGGAGAAACGAAGAAGGAAAGAAGAGAAACCggaatcataattattatggaaGATGGCATTTTAGACATCTGTCGCGCGTGttcctcaggcatattgtgtccgggtgttctcattttgctaacggcgaatatattgcacagacataatcaagtagccaagataatccaccaactgCTTGCTTTtagccttatcgattttgagacgACTAGATACGACCCAgtgtcagttcttgaaaatatcagtgcattgctctacctggacccgaacgattatcactgacaggtatattgttgacaatagacctgatatagtgctagtcgatcgatCAGTCAATAATTTGTTGATaatactgttccacatgacgataatctggttaaaactgaaaaggaaaaagtgtCAAAATACGTCTTGCTCAcaagattaccgccatgtggaatgttgagtcaaaaTGTTTCTAAAAGAAAGAGTTctataagaagctttcgcttaactgctggatcggAACTTCCTCACTCTGGAGACCAGAGCAACGGTTGTTTAAGGACTCAAATATCCAGCggaagggttgattttttttttatacattttatatagtgttttgtattttattaacactgtaaaaaatataacaaataaataaacgagagaaaaaaaagtgtgtgtcagctccgacacatgaatggagtttactcttttagatcgactgtctaaataggtgtatgttgccttgcagcatacactatgtacgtcacaatacttacgcctgaaaagtaaAAGGTGTGCATCCGAGGAGCAGCAGTCCGcggcgcgcccgccaacagcgcaCGGTTTAAGgtgcacaaaaaacgtaacgctgtcattcgttcatcgaatttttctgcccatatatttttcataccgggggctatatatgaaaaatcgattcttaaggagtaaactccaaaaaaaaatagcaatataaATACATCGACACTAATAGAAACAAACAAGCCcgataacatatagtatataggtatagtcacctatacagcataccctatgtacgtctcaatacactcacagctaaattagaaacttgcgcactaaaggtgcgcaccaaaaacgtgacactttttcgttagttcagttggttttacccctcggatttttctcatatcgggcgccttatatataaaaaatcgattcttaaggagtaaactccaataaactccaaaaataactTGGTTAGGCAGGCCAGAAGTTAAAACATAAAGAGCCACTTGACTAAAGTACATACAATATTACCCTTACTAATATTACTTACCCTTTTGTCATAAAGCTCAACCAAATAGGTctcattatttctttttgttttatcataTCGGCTGAAACATACTGTTCATCAACTAAGGTATCATTCCAAAATCCATCTAGAGTGCTAAACGTCTGAGCACAATGATTCGCACCACGTTGGTTAGAGTGTGGTATCACCGGCGTGCTGTCTTCGACAAAAGAATACTCATACAAATAAACCTGTTTATGTCCAGCTTCAACTAGATATTTAACAGTCCTCAGCATCGGACATGAAAACATAATGTCTCCGTAATAATGAATGAATTCCACCGATGATTCTGGGCTCACTGGTTTGTCaccaaaataaaaactttttatcttCTGCACAACCGCTTCCTTCTCGAATTCATCTTTAAAATGTAAGTCCGCGGGCAAGAAATTGGAAAAATTGGTATTCATTTCATCGATCCAATCGTTAAATTGCGGAAACTTTAACAATCCGTCCATATCGGTAAATCCGTACAATGTAggtaatttttcataattaccACTCTTCAATATATTGATTGGGCTGTCCTCAAGAAATCTTTCCTCTCCTAAGTCTAGTTCTATACAAGGTGACATTAGTGTCACACCGTCCTTCCTATGTGTAACTTGGACAGAATTCAAAGTGATAGGATCAAGGCTTTTGTAGAAGCGCTCTAAAGCATCCAAGTCGTCGACATCCGTAAAGTTTAATAATCTCGCGTATGTTTTTGCATTCTCAATAGGATCTAATTGAACACCATATGGACCGAGGCCTGCACCACCCTCTGATATTACCTTCTTGAAAAAACCTTTTGTCATTTTAGATAGCATCAAGACATCTACAGAAGCTGCACCGGAACTAAAAcctgatattataatatcatcaggATTACCACCGAAACTTGCTATGTTTGTCTTTACCCATTTAATTAATGCCACTTGGTCTCTCATTCCAGCATTTCCAGGAACATCCTTTGTACCTAAACAAAGAAAGCCTTGGGGTCCAAGTCTATAGTTAAAAGTCACCGCGATGATTTCCTTACTCTTTACCAATTTCTTTGGAGTAAACATATTTCCCCATCCTACTACATAGGCACCGCCGTGAACAATTATAAGTACTGGAAGGTTTGTTCTGTTTGTGTTGGGTACGTAAACATTTGCAATAAGACATTCCTCTTGAATTGTTTCTGTTGGTTTAGAGATACGCATTAAATCATTTTGAGGACATATTATTTCGTTATCCACAGCGTCGAAAGTGTCATTCCATGTAGGAGCAGGCAGAGGGGCCTAAAatagaaatttaattattattagaaatttaattattatttaatagatattttagtGTCAGAAAGCACCGGATAACATTTGCTTCATGTAATCTCATTTTTGATCAGTTGAGAGATGAATaccttagcattccatggattcaccgtgcgggtgccgggtccatcacgtggtagagagaaaaactccgagcagagtcctgaacttgtgactacaggatgtagggttaatgaattccttgacaatcgatcaacactccccgttctctgctcgtgttgttctccctacctagccaaatttgttaagatcctattagagcagctttggatactcgttctaatatctagctgcacttctagagaggccaaggtctttaggtaagttataaagagattttgctggtaatcgtctcgcacctacttctaagGCGTACAGACtataactacatagccattttagttagtttatttgttaggttatttatttacttttatattgtggtccttcggaatgttagtctcccagtgcacagtaagctctaccagtactattcgcttagtttgtttggacaaaaggatgaatgtctggtctagatcttgaaatagcgacatccactgggattttataatgtttctcattcgtaattcattaaataaatattgaatacgaaatcacgtgacgtAAGatttactaacaatagctagttgataaatttcgtatatgtctaCAAGCACACgacaaaattagtgaattggcctgctggTCACAATAATTAACCCCTAATAGAGATTGTTAGAAAGGTGTAAACTAAATattctaagcccgccaactcgcattgtGGCGTGGCGAGTCCAACCTCCAAGGctttttgctttttataaaGCTAATGTCGCACGTACTTCGCAGTTGGTCATACCACTGACGCGATGAagtttaaaaaggttttttttcaactttccatcttaacCCCATAAGGGGGCACTTATGGGGTTAAGATAcacatattcaaattt harbors:
- the LOC112058442 gene encoding carboxylic ester hydrolase-like; this translates as MSSTLSMLMCLMFPCTIHPWIVNLTQGPVQGYLEPDYGIYSFYGIPYATAPKGNDRFKAPLPAPTWNDTFDAVDNEIICPQNDLMRISKPTETIQEECLIANVYVPNTNRTNLPVLIIVHGGAYVVGWGNMFTPKKLVKSKEIIAVTFNYRLGPQGFLCLGTKDVPGNAGMRDQVALIKWVKTNIASFGGNPDDIIISGFSSGAASVDVLMLSKMTKGFFKKVISEGGAGLGPYGVQLDPIENAKTYARLLNFTDVDDLDALERFYKSLDPITLNSVQVTHRKDGVTLMSPCIELDLGEERFLEDSPINILKSGNYEKLPTLYGFTDMDGLLKFPQFNDWIDEMNTNFSNFLPADLHFKDEFEKEAVVQKIKSFYFGDKPVSPESSVEFIHYYGDIMFSCPMLRTVKYLVEAGHKQVYLYEYSFVEDSTPVIPHSNQRGANHCAQTFSTLDGFWNDTLVDEQYVSADMIKQKEIMRPIWLSFMTKGYPELQGYDLPQWPPVKDDWSPHMSMNRTFELINDCPIKERNSFWRNIYDKYYRRPIPPSQTALNVEFTDLSNNTEANDYLCVNNNTGVPVIQQNNLFCYILLLFSIVLSCFILPYKC